One window of Chlamydia sp. 04-14 genomic DNA carries:
- the tsf gene encoding translation elongation factor Ts, with protein sequence MSNFSMETLKLLRQQTGVGLTKCKEALAECNGDLEEAVVYLRKLGLASASKKEHRETKEGVIAAKSDARGTAVVEVNVETDFVANNSVFRSFVDGLIEDVLNHKVDNVDALLQLPSSQDSSLTVDELRAVTMQTVGENIRISRIKYLPKATEESIGIYSHGNGKAVSVTVLSGVADQENLAKDISMHIVAAQPLFLNKESVPADALEREKEVISSQIQGKPQAVIDKIISGKLGTFFQDVCLLEQAFIKNPDITIQGLVDDASKTSGNSVEVKEFILWKIGA encoded by the coding sequence ATGAGCAACTTTTCAATGGAAACCCTCAAACTCTTAAGACAACAAACCGGTGTAGGGTTAACCAAATGTAAGGAAGCTTTAGCTGAATGCAATGGGGATCTTGAAGAAGCTGTAGTTTACTTACGTAAGTTAGGTCTTGCCTCTGCGAGCAAAAAAGAACACAGAGAAACAAAAGAAGGTGTCATTGCAGCAAAGAGCGACGCTCGGGGCACTGCTGTTGTTGAAGTCAACGTAGAAACAGATTTCGTAGCTAATAACTCGGTATTTCGCTCTTTCGTTGATGGGCTTATTGAGGATGTCTTAAATCATAAAGTAGACAATGTTGATGCATTGCTACAACTTCCTTCATCTCAAGACTCTTCTCTTACAGTTGATGAGTTACGTGCTGTAACCATGCAAACTGTTGGAGAAAATATCCGTATTAGCAGAATCAAGTATTTACCAAAAGCAACGGAAGAAAGCATAGGCATTTACTCTCACGGTAATGGTAAAGCTGTTTCCGTGACTGTTCTTTCTGGAGTTGCTGATCAAGAAAATCTAGCTAAAGATATTTCCATGCATATCGTAGCGGCACAACCACTGTTTTTAAATAAAGAGAGTGTGCCTGCGGATGCTTTAGAAAGAGAAAAAGAAGTAATTTCTTCTCAAATACAAGGAAAACCCCAAGCTGTTATTGATAAGATCATCAGCGGCAAATTGGGAACATTCTTCCAAGATGTTTGTCTACTAGAACAAGCCTTCATTAAAAATCCTGATATAACCATTCAAGGTTTGGTTGATGACGCTAGCAAAACTAGTGGCAATTCCGTCGAAGTGAAGGAATTCATTTTATGGAAAATAGGAGCTTAA
- the sufC gene encoding Fe-S cluster assembly ATPase SufC — MLHIQNLHVCCEDIKILDNLNLHISPGELHIIMGPNGAGKSTFAKVLSGDDSVSIISGDISLLDQDLLEKAPEERAQMGLFIGFQQPPEIPGVNNRLFLKDAYNACRRSRQEEEIAEAEFDMLLSSVSETYAFESFEHFLERNINEGFSGGERKKNEIWQMLVLEPEMILLDEPDSGLDVDALRFICKTIEKYRELHPRSAICIVTHNPKLGNLLQPDHVHILLEGRIACSGGVSLMRELEEKSYHEVLSCSSRG, encoded by the coding sequence ATGCTACATATACAAAACTTACACGTATGTTGTGAGGATATTAAAATCCTGGATAATTTAAACTTGCACATCTCTCCAGGAGAATTACATATTATTATGGGCCCTAATGGAGCAGGAAAATCTACCTTTGCTAAAGTGCTATCAGGAGATGATAGCGTCTCTATTATTTCTGGAGATATTAGCCTATTAGATCAGGATCTATTAGAAAAAGCTCCTGAAGAGCGTGCACAGATGGGATTATTTATAGGATTCCAGCAGCCTCCAGAAATTCCTGGTGTAAATAACAGGCTTTTTTTGAAAGATGCCTATAACGCCTGTAGGCGTTCTCGCCAGGAAGAAGAAATAGCCGAAGCTGAATTTGATATGCTTTTATCTTCTGTTTCCGAAACCTATGCATTTGAATCATTTGAGCATTTCTTAGAAAGAAATATCAATGAAGGGTTTTCTGGTGGAGAGAGAAAGAAAAATGAAATTTGGCAAATGCTTGTTTTAGAGCCAGAAATGATCCTATTGGATGAGCCTGATTCAGGGTTAGATGTCGATGCTTTAAGGTTCATATGTAAAACAATTGAGAAGTATCGCGAGCTTCACCCTAGAAGTGCTATTTGTATAGTTACCCATAACCCTAAATTAGGAAATCTTCTTCAACCCGATCACGTACATATCCTATTAGAAGGAAGGATAGCATGTTCAGGAGGAGTTTCTTTGATGCGAGAGCTAGAAGAAAAGAGTTATCACGAAGTATTGTCCTGCTCTTCTCGGGGGTAA
- a CDS encoding porin yields MKKLLKSALLFAATGSALSLQALPVGNPAEPSLLIDGTMWEGASGDPCDPCSTWCDAISIRAGYYGDYVFDRVLKVDVNKTISGMGKIPTTSSSAATYTAAEDRANIAYGKHMQDAEWFTNAAFLALNIWDRFDIFCTLGASNGYFKASAAAFNLVGLIGLSGSTLENQLPNVGLTQGVVELYTDTTFSWSVGARGALWECGCATLGAEFQYAQSNPKVEMLNVTSSPAQFVIHKPRGYKGTGSNFPLPLTAGTEAATDTKSATIKYHEWQVGMALSYRLNMLVPYIGVNWSRATFDADTIRIAQPKLAAAVLKLTTWNPTLLGEATTVDNSNKFVDSLQIVSMQINKMKSRKACGVAVGATLIDADKWSITGEARLINERAAHLNAQFRF; encoded by the coding sequence ATGAAAAAACTCTTAAAATCGGCATTACTGTTTGCCGCTACGGGTTCCGCTCTCTCCTTACAAGCCTTGCCTGTAGGGAATCCAGCTGAACCAAGTTTATTAATCGATGGCACTATGTGGGAAGGTGCTTCAGGTGATCCTTGTGATCCTTGCTCTACTTGGTGTGATGCTATTAGCATCCGCGCAGGATACTACGGAGATTATGTTTTCGATCGTGTATTAAAAGTTGATGTTAATAAAACTATCAGCGGAATGGGTAAAATTCCTACGACAAGCTCATCAGCTGCTACATATACAGCGGCTGAAGATAGAGCGAATATTGCTTACGGCAAACATATGCAAGATGCTGAATGGTTCACAAATGCCGCTTTTCTAGCATTAAATATTTGGGATCGCTTCGACATTTTCTGCACATTAGGAGCTTCTAATGGCTACTTCAAAGCTAGCGCTGCAGCATTTAATCTTGTCGGTTTGATTGGTCTTTCCGGATCCACTCTTGAAAATCAACTCCCTAACGTAGGATTAACTCAAGGTGTTGTCGAGCTTTATACTGACACAACCTTCTCTTGGAGCGTTGGCGCCCGTGGAGCTTTATGGGAATGTGGCTGTGCAACATTAGGAGCTGAGTTCCAATACGCTCAGTCTAACCCTAAAGTAGAAATGCTCAACGTAACTTCTAGTCCGGCACAATTTGTGATTCATAAGCCTAGAGGTTATAAAGGAACAGGATCTAATTTCCCTTTACCTTTAACAGCTGGAACAGAAGCTGCTACAGATACTAAATCTGCAACAATCAAGTATCATGAATGGCAAGTAGGCATGGCCCTATCTTACAGATTGAATATGCTTGTTCCATATATTGGAGTCAACTGGTCAAGAGCTACATTTGATGCCGATACTATCCGCATTGCCCAACCTAAATTGGCTGCTGCTGTTTTAAAATTGACAACTTGGAACCCAACTCTTCTTGGGGAAGCTACAACTGTTGACAATAGCAATAAATTTGTTGATTCCCTGCAAATTGTTTCTATGCAAATTAACAAAATGAAGTCTAGAAAAGCTTGTGGCGTTGCTGTTGGTGCAACTTTAATCGATGCTGACAAATGGTCAATCACTGGTGAAGCACGCTTAATCAACGAAAGAGCTGCTCATTTGAACGCTCAATTCAGATTCTAA
- a CDS encoding tetratricopeptide repeat protein, with protein MEEAAKHLAKEFLCSGINFFLSGEYEQAERRLKETLELDPAAALAYCYLGIIALELGRIPEALTWCTKGLESEPGDSYLRYCYGVALDRDNRCEEAVEQYRAYVVLHPDDAECWFSLGGVYHRLGRYAEAIECFDKILDLDPWNPQSLYNKAVVLTDMDNESEAITLLETTVSKNPLYWKAWIKLGYLLSRHKEWDKATEAYERVVQLRPDLSDGHYNLGLCYLTLDKTRLALKAFQEALFLNEEDADAHFYVGLAHMDLKQNQLASDAFHRALGINLEHERSHYLLGYLYHMEGQSEKAEKELSFLTIKDSMFAPLLQKTVSSGQFERRLDVLP; from the coding sequence ATGGAAGAAGCTGCGAAACATCTAGCGAAAGAATTTCTCTGCTCAGGAATTAACTTCTTTTTGAGTGGGGAATATGAACAGGCAGAACGAAGACTAAAAGAAACTTTAGAGCTAGATCCTGCAGCAGCGCTAGCTTATTGTTATCTAGGAATTATTGCTTTAGAACTGGGAAGAATTCCTGAAGCATTAACTTGGTGCACAAAAGGATTAGAATCTGAGCCTGGTGATAGCTATTTACGTTATTGCTATGGCGTAGCTTTAGATCGCGACAATCGTTGTGAAGAAGCGGTTGAGCAATATCGTGCCTACGTGGTCTTGCATCCGGATGATGCTGAATGTTGGTTTAGTTTAGGAGGAGTTTACCATCGTTTAGGTAGATATGCAGAAGCAATAGAATGCTTCGATAAAATCTTAGATCTTGATCCTTGGAATCCACAAAGTTTGTATAATAAGGCTGTTGTTTTAACAGACATGGATAATGAGTCAGAAGCCATTACTCTATTAGAGACTACAGTAAGCAAAAATCCTTTGTATTGGAAAGCGTGGATAAAATTAGGTTACTTACTCTCACGTCATAAGGAATGGGATAAGGCTACGGAAGCTTATGAAAGGGTCGTGCAGCTACGTCCTGATCTATCCGACGGTCATTACAATTTAGGTTTATGTTACCTCACCTTAGATAAAACACGATTAGCTTTAAAAGCTTTTCAGGAAGCTCTCTTTTTAAATGAAGAAGATGCGGACGCGCATTTTTATGTTGGGTTAGCTCATATGGATCTTAAACAGAATCAACTTGCATCCGATGCTTTCCATCGTGCGCTCGGAATTAATTTAGAACACGAACGTTCTCATTATCTTCTCGGTTATCTTTATCATATGGAAGGGCAATCAGAGAAAGCAGAAAAAGAACTATCGTTTTTAACTATCAAAGATTCCATGTTTGCTCCGTTGTTACAGAAAACTGTATCTTCAGGTCAATTTGAACGTAGATTGGATGTGCTTCCATAA
- the sufD gene encoding Fe-S cluster assembly protein SufD gives MLSFLEHSCPIAKDSPVHQATRVCYEKHFQSESFKEIFRSFSWLKDLAQSPEKYHIAHGGSETAKQHWLHHENSLSCECILINGKYEPSLSQLPEGVLSMSLKDAQSVFSTFIQRYDVDTQPLAFLNAVCSQEEGVVIYIPEEFQVSELLSIRHICFPTSQDDRVIYSPKIILILGKQSSCSVQISHHTERESGVAESFAIVNGVTEVFVSEGAELSLTMLPKYINEERISWSHIATIEEQGACSIAQHLLEDAGGYGWFDNTFSMIGNNSHGESLVSVLSPKKTWVRNLMHHDAESTTSRQNIKSILYSGHFLFEGGIHVTSRGIFTDAYQKHDTLLLSDNARVTTFPRLEILTDDVKASHGATVGPLDARQIFYMQSRGMTREEAQKKLVRGFLSIEPSLEHFPKLSMRMQPQEITKEYSIDGI, from the coding sequence ATGTTAAGTTTTTTAGAACATAGCTGTCCTATAGCTAAAGATTCTCCCGTGCATCAAGCAACGCGAGTCTGCTATGAAAAACATTTTCAATCCGAATCTTTTAAAGAGATTTTCCGTTCTTTTTCTTGGCTTAAAGATCTTGCACAATCACCGGAGAAATATCATATTGCTCATGGGGGATCTGAGACAGCGAAGCAACATTGGTTACATCATGAAAATTCCCTATCTTGTGAGTGTATTTTAATTAATGGTAAATACGAACCCTCTCTTTCTCAATTGCCCGAGGGTGTATTATCGATGTCTTTAAAAGATGCGCAATCTGTTTTCTCTACCTTTATTCAAAGATACGATGTAGATACACAGCCCCTAGCATTTCTTAATGCTGTATGTTCTCAGGAAGAAGGTGTGGTTATCTATATCCCTGAAGAATTTCAGGTAAGTGAACTGTTAAGTATTCGTCATATTTGTTTCCCAACATCTCAGGATGATCGGGTGATTTATTCACCAAAGATTATCTTAATTTTAGGAAAGCAATCTAGCTGTTCTGTTCAAATTTCTCATCATACTGAACGAGAAAGTGGTGTTGCTGAAAGCTTTGCTATTGTTAATGGTGTTACAGAAGTCTTTGTATCCGAGGGTGCTGAGTTGTCATTGACTATGCTACCTAAATACATTAACGAAGAAAGAATAAGCTGGTCGCATATAGCGACTATCGAAGAGCAAGGAGCGTGTTCTATAGCCCAACATCTTCTTGAAGATGCTGGAGGTTATGGTTGGTTTGACAATACTTTTTCTATGATAGGAAATAACTCTCATGGAGAATCTTTGGTCTCTGTATTGTCTCCGAAAAAGACGTGGGTAAGAAATCTTATGCATCATGATGCGGAGTCCACAACATCACGACAAAACATCAAATCGATTTTATATTCTGGCCACTTCCTTTTTGAGGGGGGTATTCATGTAACCTCTCGTGGAATCTTCACTGATGCTTATCAAAAGCATGATACGTTATTGCTTAGTGATAATGCTCGTGTAACAACTTTCCCAAGATTAGAAATTCTTACTGATGATGTTAAAGCGTCACATGGGGCTACTGTAGGACCGTTAGATGCTCGGCAGATATTTTATATGCAATCTCGCGGAATGACACGTGAGGAAGCTCAAAAGAAGCTTGTTCGAGGATTTTTATCTATAGAGCCTTCTCTGGAGCATTTCCCGAAATTATCTATGCGCATGCAACCGCAAGAAATTACTAAGGAGTACTCTATAGATGGTATATAG
- the rpsB gene encoding 30S ribosomal protein S2 has translation MEAGAHFGHQTRRWNPKMKLYIFEEKNGLYIINLAKTLYQLRSALPQVCKVIKENKPILFVGTKKQAKCVIKEAAIEAGEYFVAERWLGGMLTNMTTIRNSIKTLDKIEKDLTQNSSYLTKKEIALLAKRHQKLLKNLEGIRYLRKIPGLVIVVDPSYEKIAVAEAKKLGIPVLALVDTNCDPTPIDYVVPCNDDSLKSIRLIISSIKDNIVNTKKKLGIEIVSPIKALNTEDTSEEIDIYATGDENRQEDLLAKKYDSNEAN, from the coding sequence ATGGAAGCGGGCGCTCATTTCGGGCACCAAACGCGAAGATGGAACCCAAAGATGAAACTTTACATCTTTGAGGAGAAAAACGGTCTTTACATCATCAATTTAGCAAAAACTCTTTATCAATTACGTAGTGCCCTTCCGCAAGTATGTAAGGTCATTAAAGAGAATAAACCTATCCTTTTTGTAGGAACTAAAAAACAAGCCAAATGTGTTATCAAAGAAGCTGCTATAGAAGCTGGCGAATACTTTGTTGCTGAGAGATGGCTAGGCGGCATGTTGACTAACATGACCACTATCAGAAATTCCATCAAAACTTTGGATAAAATCGAAAAAGATCTTACTCAAAATAGTTCTTACTTAACAAAAAAAGAAATTGCTTTACTTGCTAAGCGTCATCAAAAATTATTGAAAAACTTGGAAGGTATCCGTTACCTAAGAAAGATTCCTGGTTTGGTTATAGTTGTTGACCCTAGCTATGAAAAAATCGCTGTTGCAGAAGCTAAAAAACTCGGTATTCCCGTATTAGCATTAGTTGATACTAACTGTGATCCAACACCAATTGATTATGTTGTTCCATGTAATGACGATTCTTTAAAAAGCATCCGTTTAATTATTAGCTCTATTAAAGACAATATCGTTAATACCAAGAAAAAACTTGGTATCGAGATTGTTTCCCCAATTAAAGCTTTAAACACTGAAGATACTTCTGAAGAGATCGATATCTACGCAACGGGTGATGAGAATCGTCAAGAAGATCTATTAGCAAAAAAATACGACAGTAATGAGGCTAACTAA
- the sufB gene encoding Fe-S cluster assembly protein SufB has protein sequence MSQSIEDFLQNHEDYPYGFVTPIESEGLTRGLSEETIEKISQLRNEPSFILDFRLKAYQHWKKLQQPAWARLNYGPIDYEDIVYFSAPKQKNPLGRLEEADPEILDTFKKLGIPLDEQKRLLNVQNVAVDLVFDSVSIGTTFKEALDKAGVIFCSMSEAIREHPELIKKYLGSVVSHRDNYFAALNAAVFSDGSFVYIPKGVRCPMEISTYFRINDKESGQFERTLIIAEDDSFVSYLEGCTAPSFSSHQLHAAVVELVAHERAVIRYSTVQNWFSGDKKTGKGGIYNFVTKRGLCAGYKSKISWSQVEVGAAITWKYPSCILRGKESVGEFYSIALTNGKMQADTGTKMIHVGEKTTSTIVSKGISSEESHNTFRSLVSISAGAVGSHNYTQCDSMLIGQSCGAYTDPKITVENSKSSVEHEATTSKLRADQLMYLRSRGLSAEEAVSLVVHGFCREIIEQLPLEFAREASKLLFVKLENSVG, from the coding sequence ATGAGCCAATCCATAGAAGATTTTTTACAGAATCATGAAGATTATCCTTACGGGTTCGTCACACCTATAGAATCGGAAGGATTGACTAGAGGTCTTAGTGAAGAGACCATTGAAAAAATCTCCCAGCTGCGCAATGAGCCTTCCTTCATTTTAGATTTCCGTTTAAAAGCTTATCAGCATTGGAAAAAATTACAGCAGCCTGCCTGGGCTAGACTAAACTATGGTCCTATTGATTATGAGGACATAGTCTATTTTTCTGCTCCAAAGCAAAAAAATCCTTTAGGACGTTTGGAAGAAGCCGATCCTGAAATCTTAGACACTTTTAAGAAATTGGGAATCCCTTTAGATGAACAAAAACGTCTATTGAATGTTCAGAATGTCGCTGTAGATTTAGTTTTTGATTCGGTGTCTATAGGAACAACATTCAAAGAAGCTTTGGATAAGGCTGGGGTAATTTTTTGCTCAATGAGCGAAGCAATTCGTGAACATCCCGAGTTAATAAAAAAATATTTAGGATCAGTTGTTTCTCATAGGGACAATTATTTTGCAGCTTTGAATGCTGCTGTTTTCAGTGACGGTTCTTTTGTCTATATTCCGAAGGGTGTGCGTTGCCCTATGGAGATCTCTACATATTTTAGGATTAACGATAAGGAATCGGGACAGTTTGAGCGCACTTTAATTATTGCAGAAGATGATTCTTTTGTGAGTTATCTCGAGGGATGTACAGCCCCGTCATTCTCTTCACATCAGCTGCATGCAGCTGTTGTAGAGCTTGTGGCGCATGAGCGGGCTGTCATTCGTTATTCTACCGTGCAAAATTGGTTTTCTGGAGACAAGAAAACAGGCAAAGGTGGAATTTATAATTTTGTAACCAAGCGTGGTTTATGCGCAGGATACAAATCAAAAATCTCTTGGTCTCAGGTTGAAGTTGGAGCGGCAATTACTTGGAAGTATCCTAGTTGCATTTTGAGGGGGAAAGAAAGCGTCGGGGAGTTTTACTCCATAGCTTTAACAAATGGCAAAATGCAAGCCGATACTGGGACAAAGATGATTCATGTGGGGGAAAAAACAACTTCGACAATAGTTTCCAAAGGTATCTCTTCCGAGGAATCTCATAATACCTTTAGGAGTCTTGTTTCTATTTCAGCGGGGGCTGTAGGAAGCCATAATTACACACAATGTGATTCGATGCTGATTGGACAATCGTGTGGAGCCTATACGGATCCTAAGATTACGGTAGAAAACTCTAAGTCCTCTGTTGAACATGAGGCAACGACATCAAAATTACGCGCAGATCAGTTAATGTATTTGCGTAGTAGAGGATTGAGTGCAGAAGAGGCTGTAAGCTTAGTAGTTCATGGTTTTTGTCGTGAGATTATCGAACAGTTGCCTTTAGAGTTTGCTCGCGAAGCTTCGAAATTATTGTTTGTTAAGTTGGAAAATAGCGTGGGGTAG
- a CDS encoding penicillin-binding transpeptidase domain-containing protein → MKPPNKRRSYLTVPEKTNRLLSGIIVTLAIIAVRLWHLAVVEHDQKLEEAYKPQMRVIPELVERATICDRFGKVLAENKMQYDVSVAYGAIRDLPSRAWHVHADGTRELIPVRKNYITRLAELLAQELHLDKDAIEDNIHAKASVLGSVPYLVQTNVSERTYLRLKMMSKHWPGLHVEPTVRRYYPMGKMASDILGYVGPISAQEYKRVTHELSKLRECVRAYEEGEDPKFPEGLASIDQVRSLLNSLENNAYSLNALVGKLGIEACWDGKLRGQLGKKTVLVDRRGNFIQGLNEIAATSGKKLQLTLSTELQAFADALLLEHEKTEQFRSTRSLKKQKFLPPLFPWIKGGAIIALDPNSGQILAMASSPRYHNNDFIDMRIGSDSEARSEVYRWLENTEHVAEVYDRKVPLRRERRDSLTGLYYDEELSLTLDYFLDFILPNTSELKVVIKRYGTVENAIKLQESVESLLNIFSYSEGHCSCSSIIDAVFPFEQEHITIGRVISIKQQQWISRCCKDYEKEIEDIKKELEPFFSELPANYDKLLLIDLFQMVIDPSRIHPELLSSVGSLSLSEFFECQGHYVALRSAFSKIVEDIFTEVDFKEWRKLYFAKFLEIKRKEENDRKQRYPTPYADYLLEEKRVQYQDFRRCYLDKFLAYLLSGQGETEYLKAYYEALSVWKGELENGAHKALPWYEHYEFLKQKFSDSSIDLLHLFLSFREFSELQRPLYGNYAPMLTRNIPQKEQDLAAAFYPTYGYGYLRPHAFGQAATLGSIFKLVSAYSVLSQEVMRGNDDIDYLSRLLVIVDRQSFGYVSSKPHVGFFKDGSPIPSFYHGGILPKNDYAGRGRIDLIAALEMSSNPYFSLLVGEHLSDPEDLCHAASLFGFGEKTGIGLPGEYAGVIPHDVAYNRSGLYATAIGQHTLVVTPLQTAVMMAALVNGGSLYVPNLILGEWDGEEFIGASSTKKRDVFMPECITKLFKSGMHNVIWGNYGTTRSIRDQFSPELLNRIIGKTSTAESIVRVGLDRQYGSMKMKHVWFAAVGFSDVELTHPDIVVVVYLRLGEFGRDAAPIAVKMIEKWDKIRKKEDFSLNQ, encoded by the coding sequence ATGAAGCCTCCTAATAAGCGTCGTTCTTATCTTACAGTTCCAGAAAAGACCAACAGGCTATTATCGGGGATTATCGTAACATTGGCGATAATCGCTGTACGTTTGTGGCATCTTGCTGTTGTTGAACATGATCAGAAATTAGAAGAGGCTTATAAGCCGCAGATGAGGGTGATTCCTGAGCTTGTTGAGCGTGCAACGATTTGCGATCGTTTTGGCAAAGTATTGGCAGAAAATAAGATGCAATACGATGTCAGTGTGGCTTATGGAGCTATTCGTGATTTGCCATCCAGGGCTTGGCATGTTCATGCAGATGGCACTCGCGAGCTTATTCCTGTTAGGAAAAACTATATCACGCGTTTAGCGGAACTCCTTGCTCAAGAGCTACATTTAGATAAAGATGCGATTGAAGATAATATCCATGCTAAAGCTTCTGTATTAGGTTCTGTACCATATTTAGTTCAAACTAACGTTTCTGAGCGTACATATTTAAGATTAAAGATGATGTCGAAACATTGGCCTGGCTTACATGTAGAGCCTACCGTACGACGTTATTATCCTATGGGAAAGATGGCCTCGGATATTTTAGGTTATGTGGGACCGATTAGTGCTCAAGAGTATAAGCGAGTAACACATGAATTAAGTAAGTTGCGAGAATGTGTTCGAGCGTATGAGGAAGGTGAAGATCCGAAATTTCCTGAAGGTTTAGCAAGTATAGATCAGGTGCGTTCTTTATTAAATTCTTTAGAGAACAATGCTTATAGTTTAAATGCTTTAGTTGGGAAGCTAGGCATAGAGGCCTGTTGGGATGGGAAATTACGTGGTCAATTAGGAAAGAAAACTGTTCTTGTAGATCGCCGTGGCAACTTCATTCAAGGTCTTAATGAAATAGCTGCAACTTCTGGTAAGAAATTGCAGCTAACACTGTCTACAGAGCTACAGGCATTTGCAGATGCTTTACTTTTAGAGCATGAAAAGACAGAACAATTTCGTTCGACACGATCATTAAAGAAACAAAAGTTTCTACCTCCTTTATTTCCTTGGATTAAAGGAGGAGCAATTATTGCTTTAGATCCTAACAGTGGTCAAATACTGGCCATGGCATCATCTCCACGTTACCACAATAATGACTTTATCGATATGAGGATAGGATCGGATTCAGAAGCCAGATCCGAAGTATATCGTTGGTTAGAAAATACTGAACATGTTGCAGAAGTGTATGATAGGAAAGTTCCTTTACGTCGTGAAAGGAGAGATTCTCTTACGGGTCTATATTATGATGAGGAGCTTTCTCTTACCCTTGATTATTTCTTGGATTTCATTTTACCGAATACATCAGAGCTTAAGGTAGTTATTAAGCGTTATGGGACTGTAGAGAATGCTATCAAGCTACAAGAGAGTGTGGAGAGTTTATTGAATATCTTCTCTTATTCTGAGGGACATTGTTCATGTTCTTCCATAATTGATGCGGTATTTCCTTTTGAACAAGAGCATATTACTATAGGGAGAGTCATTTCTATAAAGCAGCAGCAATGGATAAGCCGTTGCTGTAAGGACTATGAGAAAGAGATAGAAGACATTAAGAAAGAGCTTGAGCCATTTTTTTCTGAACTTCCAGCAAATTACGATAAGCTTTTGCTTATAGATCTATTTCAGATGGTTATCGATCCTTCGAGAATTCATCCTGAGTTACTTTCATCTGTAGGATCTCTTTCTTTATCAGAATTTTTCGAATGTCAGGGACATTATGTAGCTTTGCGTAGTGCGTTTTCTAAGATCGTAGAAGACATTTTTACTGAAGTAGATTTCAAAGAGTGGAGAAAGCTCTATTTTGCAAAGTTTCTAGAGATTAAGCGAAAAGAGGAAAATGATAGGAAACAGCGTTACCCCACACCGTATGCGGATTATTTATTAGAGGAAAAACGTGTACAATATCAGGATTTCCGTCGTTGTTACCTTGATAAGTTTTTAGCGTATTTACTTTCTGGACAGGGGGAGACGGAATATCTAAAAGCTTATTATGAAGCCCTTTCCGTTTGGAAAGGGGAATTAGAAAATGGCGCGCATAAGGCGCTGCCATGGTATGAGCATTATGAGTTTTTAAAACAGAAGTTTTCTGATTCCTCAATTGACTTATTGCATTTGTTCTTATCCTTTAGAGAGTTTTCTGAGCTTCAGCGGCCTCTCTATGGCAACTATGCTCCGATGCTTACAAGGAACATTCCTCAAAAAGAACAAGATTTAGCCGCAGCATTTTATCCTACTTATGGTTATGGCTATCTACGCCCGCATGCCTTTGGTCAGGCAGCGACTTTAGGATCTATCTTTAAGCTCGTTTCTGCCTATTCTGTATTATCTCAGGAAGTGATGCGAGGTAACGATGATATAGACTATCTATCTCGTTTACTTGTTATTGTTGATAGACAGTCTTTTGGTTATGTAAGTTCTAAGCCACATGTGGGTTTTTTTAAAGATGGCTCCCCCATTCCTTCATTTTATCATGGGGGAATTTTGCCAAAGAATGATTATGCAGGGCGCGGACGTATCGATTTGATTGCTGCTTTGGAAATGTCTAGTAACCCCTATTTTTCCTTGCTTGTTGGTGAACATCTCTCTGATCCTGAAGATCTATGCCATGCAGCATCTCTATTTGGTTTTGGAGAAAAAACAGGAATAGGCTTGCCGGGAGAATATGCTGGTGTAATTCCTCATGATGTGGCGTACAACCGTTCGGGATTGTATGCCACTGCTATAGGACAGCATACTCTTGTTGTTACTCCTTTGCAAACGGCTGTGATGATGGCAGCATTGGTTAATGGGGGATCTCTTTATGTTCCTAATTTAATTTTAGGAGAATGGGATGGAGAAGAATTTATTGGAGCATCTTCTACAAAAAAACGCGATGTGTTTATGCCTGAGTGCATAACGAAATTATTTAAATCCGGTATGCATAATGTCATTTGGGGAAATTATGGAACTACAAGAAGTATTCGTGATCAGTTTAGCCCCGAATTATTAAATCGAATTATTGGGAAGACAAGCACGGCAGAATCTATAGTACGCGTAGGTTTAGATCGACAATATGGAAGTATGAAGATGAAACACGTGTGGTTTGCTGCTGTAGGATTTTCCGATGTGGAACTTACTCATCCTGATATTGTTGTAGTTGTCTATTTGCGTCTTGGAGAGTTTGGAAGAGACGCAGCTCCCATAGCTGTAAAAATGATAGAAAAATGGGATAAAATAAGAAAAAAAGAAGATTTTTCTCTCAATCAGTAA